The Lepeophtheirus salmonis chromosome 1, UVic_Lsal_1.4, whole genome shotgun sequence genome has a segment encoding these proteins:
- the Cul2 gene encoding cullin-2 — translation MSLRPRRVDFDTTWSELRETVKGVITLSHVPRDVWNDRFMDVYSLCVAYPEPLADRLYRETKCFLEEHFYELLLKVLQAGRDELLHNYHEAWKEFSQGIDYLHMLYSYLNNQHIRKQKISDAELTYGSVSINPGEQMKEIGELGLEIWRRKMIEPVQDELVRLLLDGIQYDRLNENGSTGQIKFQSDAVIKGVINSFVSVEEFKRRGNLELYETIFEKPFLAATGEFYKNEASKLLQEGSVSQYMEKVIQKIESENKRSIKFLYPTSYSKVTNECEQRMVGDHIELLHSECKPMVERELKEDLSNMYRLLKPISGAQDVLLEEIQNHIKNQGLKSISNLKGHSIAKDFVENVLEVHHKYKELITTVFNGDQPYMGTLDKACTAIINHRQSKQLPKSPELLARYCDGLLKKSQKGISENEIDDKLNASITVFKYLDDKDVFQKFYARNLGKRLIYQQSHSMDLEEGMINRLKQACGYEFTNKFHRMFTDISLAEDLNNKFTNYLQKESIELGINYFVRVLQQGAWPLSQNGLCPLAIPIELEKTVQMFEQFYTKQFSGRKLTWLHHLSSGDVKIGYLAKTYIINMSTFQMAILLCFENADSLEYKELLEATKMSEEQFPRNLQSLLDAKLLDCDTGEIDINSIITLNMNYTNKRTKFRITRTLQNETPQEVEHTHQAVEEDRKMYLQATIVRTMKSRKVLKHNLLIQEVLSQSRGRFAPQVNMIKKCIESLIDKAYIERTPNGNDEYSYMA, via the exons ATGTCGCTTCGACCTCGTCGCGTGGATTTCGACACAACTTGGTCGGAATTACGAGAAACGGTTAAAGGAGTTATCACTCTTAGTCATGTTCCTAGAGACGTTTGGAATGATCGATTCATGG ATGTTTACTCCTTATGCGTGGCATATCCTGAACCCTTGGCAGATCGACTTTATAGAGAAACTAAATGCTTCTTAGAGGAACATTTCTATGAATTACTCCTTAAAGTTCTCCAGGCGGGTCGAGATGAACTCCTTCATAACTATCACGAAGCATGGAAAGAGTTTTCTCAAGGAATCGACTATCTTCATATGCTCTATTC ataCTTGAACAATCAACATATTCGTAAGCAAAAAATTTCTGATGCTGAGCTAACCTATGGTAGTGTATCCATAAATCCTGGAGAGCAAATGAAAGAAATTGGTGAGTTAGGTCTCGAAATTTGGAGGAGAAAGATGATTGAGCCTGTACAGGATGAACTTGTTCGATTGTTGTTGGATGGTATTCAATACGATCGCCTTAATGAGAATGGGTCTACAGGGCAAATAAAGTTTCAATCAGACGCTGTTATTAAAGGAGTCATTAATTCGTTTGTCAGCGTAGAAGAATTTAAAAGGAGAGGGAATCTCGAG ttgtATGAGACCATCTTTGAAAAACCGTTTCTTGCTGCAACTGGggaattttataagaatgaagcttcaaaacttttgcaagaaGGCTCAGTTTCTCAATATATGgaaaaagtcattcaaaagaTAGAGTCAGAGAATAAAAGATCCATCAAGTTCTTGTATCCCACCTCGTACTCCAAAGTAACTAATGAATGTGAACAGAGAATGGTTGGGGATCATATTGAACTATTACACTCTGAGTGTAAGCCCATGGTTGAAAGAGAACTCAAGGAGGATTTAAGTAACATGTATCGATTGCTCAAGCCAATATCGGGTGCTCAAGACGTCCTTTTAGAAGAAattcaaaatcatattaaaaatcaagGTCTAAAGTCAATTTCTAACCTTAAAGGTCATTCG ATTGCAAAAGACTTTGTTGAAAACGTGCTCGAAGTTCATCACAAGTATAAAGAGTTGATAACTACCGTATTCAATGGTGATCAACCCTATATGGGTACTTTAGACAAAGCATGTACAGCCATTATCAATCATAGGCAATCTAAGCAGTTGCCAAAATCCCCTGAATTG ctGGCTCGGTACTGCGATGGTCTCCTCAAGAAATCTCAAAAGGGAATATCTGAAAATGAAATTGACGATAAACTAAATGCTTCCATTACAGTGTTCAAATATCTTGACGACAAAGAtgtatttcaaaagttttatgcTAGAAATCTAG gTAAACGATTAATTTATCAGCAATCTCACTCCATGGACTTAGAAGAAGGAATGATAAATCGTCTCAAGCAAGCCTGTGGCTACGAATTTACGAATAAATTCCATAGAATGTTTACTGACATTTCATTAGCTGAAGACTTGAAcaataaatttactaattatcttcaaaaagaaTCAATCGAGTTAGGGATCAATTATTTTGTTCGTGTTCTACAACAAGGAGCTTGGCCTTTAAGTCAAAATGGTCTTTGCCCTTTAGCTATACCTATCGAATTAGAAAAAACCGTTCAGATG tttgaacaattttataCGAAACAATTTTCTGGTCGTAAGCTGACTTGGCTACATCATTTAAGCTCAGGGGATGTGAAAATAGGATACCTCGCCAAAACTTATATCATCAACATGTCAACTTTTCAG atggCGATATTGCTTTGCTTTGAGAATGCGGACTCCCTGGAGTACAAAGAGCTTCTTGAGGCGACTAAGATGTCTGAAGAACAATTTCCTCGTAACTTACAGTCCCTCCTGGATGCAAAGCTTCTAGATTGTGACACAGGA GAAATCGACATAAATTCAATCATTACATTGAACATGAACTACACCAACAAACGCACCAAATTTCGCATAACTCGTACACTTCAAAATGAAACTCCTCAAGAAGTGGAGCATACTCATCAAGCAGTAGAAGAAGATAGGAAAATGTATCTTCAAGCAACGATAGTTAGAACGATGAAAAGTAGAAAGGTCCTTAAACACAATTTACTCATTCAAGAG GTGCTGAGCCAATCCCGGGGTCGGTTTGCTCCTCAAGTaaacatgattaaaaaatgtattgagaGTTTGATAGACAAGGCCTACATTGAAAGAACTCCCAATGGCAACGACGAATACTCCTATATGGCGTAA